A window from Aquamicrobium lusatiense encodes these proteins:
- a CDS encoding TRAP transporter substrate-binding protein, translating to MMALKTLLASAALAGVMALTASVAQAREMSLATYIPANSSFVTELVEPLVAWINERANGEFTITVYAGGTLGRDPNQQDRIVSSGIADMAAIVPSRNPGAYPHYRIFELPGMARSAEEGSYAAWQLHQEGILQTGDTLHVIAVWTTDPYLIHTAEPVNGPGDVAGLRMRVLGQTQTESVLALGGVPQGMSMTEAPEAISRGTLDGALADWAVYDIFRLGEVADYTYTMPLGVLAMALVMNPDSYAELSPAGQALLDQAGEEWQRLLAEFYGRDRARIIEEGVARGHVITQASDADIAAVNEVTSGMRESMRSVVGEEVLDAYGRLLDAYRAGAR from the coding sequence ATGATGGCACTAAAGACCCTGCTTGCGAGCGCGGCCCTTGCCGGCGTCATGGCGCTGACCGCGTCTGTGGCGCAGGCCCGGGAAATGAGCCTCGCGACCTATATTCCGGCCAATTCCTCGTTCGTGACTGAGCTGGTAGAGCCCTTGGTGGCCTGGATCAATGAGCGCGCCAATGGCGAATTCACCATCACGGTCTATGCCGGCGGCACGCTGGGTCGGGATCCGAACCAGCAGGATCGCATCGTGTCGTCGGGGATCGCCGACATGGCGGCAATCGTTCCGTCGCGCAATCCCGGCGCCTATCCGCACTATCGCATCTTCGAACTGCCGGGTATGGCGCGCAGCGCCGAAGAGGGCAGCTATGCGGCCTGGCAACTGCACCAGGAAGGCATTTTGCAAACCGGGGACACGCTGCATGTCATCGCCGTCTGGACCACGGATCCCTATCTTATCCACACCGCCGAGCCGGTGAATGGCCCGGGCGACGTCGCGGGACTGCGGATGCGTGTGCTGGGGCAGACGCAGACAGAGTCGGTGCTGGCCTTGGGCGGCGTGCCGCAGGGGATGAGCATGACCGAAGCCCCGGAAGCGATCAGCCGCGGCACCCTGGACGGCGCGCTGGCCGACTGGGCGGTCTATGATATCTTCCGGCTGGGCGAGGTTGCCGACTATACCTATACGATGCCACTTGGCGTGCTGGCGATGGCGCTGGTGATGAACCCCGACAGCTATGCCGAATTGTCGCCCGCAGGGCAGGCGCTGCTGGACCAGGCCGGCGAAGAGTGGCAGCGGCTGCTGGCCGAGTTCTACGGGCGCGACCGGGCGCGGATCATCGAGGAGGGCGTCGCGCGCGGCCATGTGATCACCCAGGCCAGCGACGCCGACATCGCCGCGGTGAACGAGGTGACCTCGGGGATGCGCGAGTCCATGCGGTCCGTGGTGGGCGAAGAGGTGCTCGACGCTTACGGTCGGCTGCTCGACGCGTATCGCGCCGGTGCGCGCTGA